One window from the genome of Rhodopirellula halodulae encodes:
- a CDS encoding four helix bundle protein produces the protein MEIWRRGVAVGRRLCRVADCLEERRQYRFAEQLRAAALSISNNIAEGSGAFSNRDFANFIAIAHKSTYECASMLLFFCEDGLIEKNLIEDLLDELNQQTKMQFVFRKRLLQQSPNTPVIKEDAGIYDFSQSSQLD, from the coding sequence TTGGAGATTTGGCGACGCGGCGTCGCGGTTGGACGTCGCCTTTGCCGAGTTGCGGATTGCTTGGAAGAACGTCGACAGTATCGTTTTGCAGAACAACTTAGAGCCGCAGCACTTTCAATCAGTAACAACATCGCAGAAGGTTCCGGAGCATTTTCGAATCGTGATTTCGCCAACTTCATTGCAATTGCACACAAGTCGACTTACGAGTGTGCCAGCATGTTGTTGTTTTTTTGCGAGGATGGATTGATCGAAAAGAATCTCATCGAGGATTTACTCGATGAGTTGAACCAGCAGACAAAAATGCAATTCGTGTTTCGTAAACGGTTATTGCAGCAGTCGCCTAATACTCCCGTCATTAAAGAGGATGCCGGCATTTACGATTTCAGTCAGTCATCACAGCTAGATTGA
- the cysD gene encoding sulfate adenylyltransferase subunit CysD: MSDYSLTHLKQLEAESIHIFREVVSEFQRPVMLYSIGKDSAVLLHLARKAFHPAKLPFPLLHVDTTYKFKDMIDHREQYVRGTLGLEVLVHINQEGLKANIPPWEDSERHTELMKTDALKAALDQYQFDAAFGGARRDEEKSRAKERVFSFRDKSHRWDPKNQRPELWNLYNGRVNKGESIRVFPMSNWTELDVWQYIHMENIPIVPLYLSAPRKVVNRDGLLLMRDDDRMPLLPGEKEETKMVRFRTLGCYPLSGAVESEATTLPEVIQEMLLTRTSERQGRIIDQDEGGVGMQKKKERGYF; encoded by the coding sequence ATGTCCGATTACAGCCTCACCCACCTGAAACAGCTCGAGGCCGAAAGCATCCACATTTTCCGAGAGGTCGTCTCGGAATTTCAGCGTCCCGTGATGCTGTATTCAATCGGCAAGGATTCCGCCGTGTTGCTGCATTTGGCTCGCAAGGCGTTTCATCCGGCCAAGTTGCCGTTCCCACTCTTGCACGTCGACACGACGTACAAATTCAAGGACATGATCGACCATCGCGAGCAGTACGTTCGCGGAACGTTGGGTTTGGAAGTTTTGGTGCACATCAACCAAGAAGGTTTGAAAGCCAACATTCCACCGTGGGAAGACAGCGAGCGTCACACGGAATTGATGAAAACCGATGCTTTGAAAGCGGCTCTGGACCAGTATCAATTCGACGCTGCGTTCGGTGGAGCCCGCCGCGACGAAGAAAAAAGCCGAGCCAAAGAGCGTGTTTTCAGCTTCCGCGACAAATCACACCGTTGGGATCCAAAGAACCAACGCCCCGAATTGTGGAACCTCTACAACGGCCGCGTGAACAAAGGCGAGTCGATTCGGGTGTTCCCGATGAGTAACTGGACGGAATTGGACGTGTGGCAATACATCCACATGGAAAACATTCCCATCGTTCCGCTCTATCTGTCGGCACCTCGAAAGGTCGTCAACCGCGACGGTTTGTTGTTGATGCGAGACGACGATCGGATGCCGTTGCTGCCGGGCGAAAAAGAAGAAACGAAAATGGTGCGTTTCCGAACGCTAGGCTGCTACCCACTTTCCGGTGCCGTGGAAAGCGAAGCGACCACCTTGCCCGAAGTCATCCAGGAAATGCTGCTCACCCGAACCAGCGAACGCCAAGGCCGAATCATCGACCAAGACGAAGGCGGCGTCGGCATGCAAAAAAAGAAAGAACGCGGCTACTTCTGA
- the cysN gene encoding sulfate adenylyltransferase subunit CysN, with the protein MSHQSDLIATDIDAYLKQHEQKQLLRFITCGSVDDGKSTLIGRLLYDSKLVYEDELAKVQSDSVRQGSVAGGFDPSLFMDGLKEEREQGITIDVAYRYFSTAKRKFIIADTPGHEQYTRNMATGASTADLAIILIDSRHGVLTQTRRHSFIVSLLGIRHVVVAVNKMDIDGVDYSEDRFNEICEDYRNFATRLDLPDLHFIPISALNGDNLVERSENMPWYTGSTLMNFLETVYIGSDRNLQDFRMPVQYVNRPNLNFRGFCGTIASGIIRKGEEITVLPSRQKSKVKEIVTYDGNLDEAYAPLSVTLTLEDEIDASRGDMIVRSGNLPRSESDVEAMLVWMNEEAMVPGKTYLVKHTTQTVPGNVETLAYKVDVNDLHRMPAPTLELNEIGRVRLSLSAPIHMDPYRRNRSTGAIILVDRITNATVAAGMILDRGTTGAHKSVWDDEVSADESGDALSTVTSEERSARFGQKPATVLLTGLTGSGKTSIAQAVERKLFDAGRSVAVVDGEFVRRGLSRDLGFSAEDRSENLRRSGHLAHTLNDAGLICLASLVAPSEDVRQKVAKLIGEDQFLVVHVATPLEVCRERDTKGQYAKADAGELSNFPGVTADYDVPSNPDLVVDASAASIAECADSVVELLKSKGFIK; encoded by the coding sequence ATGTCTCATCAATCTGATCTGATCGCTACTGACATCGATGCTTATTTGAAGCAGCACGAGCAAAAGCAGTTGCTGCGTTTTATCACTTGCGGCAGCGTCGATGATGGCAAGAGCACGTTGATTGGTCGCTTGCTCTACGATTCCAAACTGGTCTACGAAGACGAACTCGCCAAAGTCCAAAGCGACTCGGTGCGGCAAGGAAGCGTCGCGGGTGGATTCGATCCATCGTTGTTCATGGATGGTTTGAAAGAAGAACGCGAACAAGGCATCACGATCGATGTTGCCTACCGCTACTTCAGCACCGCCAAACGGAAGTTCATCATCGCGGACACGCCCGGACACGAGCAGTACACCCGCAACATGGCGACGGGTGCCAGCACCGCTGACCTGGCGATCATCCTGATTGACTCCCGTCATGGTGTGTTGACCCAAACTCGTCGCCACTCGTTCATCGTCTCCTTGTTGGGGATCCGTCACGTTGTTGTGGCGGTCAACAAGATGGATATCGACGGGGTTGATTACAGCGAAGATCGTTTCAACGAGATCTGTGAAGACTATCGCAACTTTGCGACTCGCTTGGATCTGCCCGATCTGCACTTCATTCCGATCAGTGCGCTCAACGGAGACAACTTGGTCGAACGCAGCGAGAACATGCCGTGGTACACCGGCAGCACGCTGATGAACTTCCTGGAAACCGTTTACATCGGCTCGGATCGGAACCTGCAAGATTTCCGCATGCCAGTTCAGTACGTGAACCGGCCGAACCTGAACTTCCGTGGTTTCTGCGGAACGATTGCTTCGGGAATCATTCGCAAAGGCGAAGAAATCACGGTTCTGCCCAGTCGCCAAAAGTCAAAGGTGAAAGAGATTGTCACCTACGACGGCAATTTGGATGAAGCCTACGCTCCGCTGTCAGTGACGCTGACGCTGGAAGACGAAATCGACGCCAGCCGCGGCGACATGATCGTTCGAAGTGGCAACTTGCCACGAAGTGAGTCCGATGTCGAAGCGATGTTGGTTTGGATGAACGAAGAGGCGATGGTGCCTGGGAAGACTTACCTTGTCAAACACACCACGCAAACGGTTCCCGGCAACGTCGAAACCTTGGCTTACAAGGTCGATGTCAATGACTTGCATCGCATGCCAGCGCCAACGCTGGAATTGAATGAGATTGGACGGGTGCGTTTGTCGTTGTCGGCACCCATTCACATGGATCCCTATCGTCGCAACCGATCCACCGGCGCGATCATTTTGGTGGACCGCATTACCAATGCGACGGTCGCTGCCGGGATGATTTTGGACCGTGGTACAACCGGGGCTCATAAATCGGTTTGGGACGATGAAGTCTCCGCGGACGAATCGGGCGACGCGTTGTCGACGGTCACCTCCGAAGAACGCTCGGCTCGGTTTGGTCAAAAGCCGGCGACCGTCTTGCTGACTGGTTTGACCGGAAGTGGAAAGACCTCGATCGCACAAGCGGTGGAACGCAAACTGTTCGACGCGGGACGATCGGTCGCTGTCGTTGACGGTGAGTTTGTTCGTCGTGGTTTGAGTCGAGATCTTGGGTTCAGCGCGGAAGATCGCAGCGAAAACCTGCGACGTAGCGGTCACCTCGCTCACACCTTGAACGATGCGGGATTGATCTGTTTGGCATCGTTGGTGGCTCCGTCGGAAGACGTGCGCCAAAAGGTGGCCAAGCTGATTGGCGAAGACCAATTCCTGGTGGTCCATGTGGCGACACCGTTGGAAGTTTGCCGCGAGCGTGATACCAAGGGACAATACGCCAAAGCCGATGCGGGTGAGTTGTCGAACTTCCCAGGCGTCACCGCGGATTACGACGTCCCGTCCAACCCTGATTTGGTGGTGGACGCTTCGGCCGCTTCCATCGCGGAGTGTGCGGACTCAGTGGTCGAATTGTTGAAGTCCAAAGGGTTTATTAAATGA